The following are encoded in a window of Blastocatellia bacterium genomic DNA:
- a CDS encoding amidohydrolase, whose product MKKTIVIILLILAVVLTASLRCASAAERVDYIIRGGTVVTMDGAGTIIENGAVAVRRDRIVAVGRASDIESKYNAVRVVEAGYRVIMPGLINTHTHVPMGLFRGIADDLVLMEWLQKYIFPAEAKNVDEQFVRWGTRLGCLEMIEGGTTTYVDMYYFEDAVAEETARAGMRGVLGETLLDFPAPDNKTWDDGMQYVEKFTEKWKGHPLIVPAIAPHAPYTVSTDHLKQAHELSSRKNVPLVIHVAEDGAEVKTIQERYGASSVAYLERIGLLDNRVIAAHMVWPTAEDIQTLAARKVGVAHCPQSNMKLAAGAAPVPQMLKAGVAVGLGTDGAASNNDLDLWEEMDTAAKLHKLVSKDPTVLNAREALEMATIRGARAIHMEKEIGSLEPGKRADLIIVSVESPHQWPLYNVQSQLVYATKAADVETVMINGRLVMEGRRVITINADAVRQKAVEYRDRIRKSLAAK is encoded by the coding sequence TTGAAAAAGACCATAGTCATCATTCTCCTGATCCTGGCCGTTGTGTTGACGGCTAGCCTACGCTGCGCCAGCGCCGCCGAGCGCGTCGATTACATCATCCGCGGCGGGACGGTCGTCACCATGGACGGGGCCGGCACGATCATCGAAAACGGCGCCGTCGCCGTGCGCCGCGACCGCATCGTCGCGGTCGGCCGTGCCTCGGACATCGAGTCGAAATACAATGCCGTGCGGGTGGTCGAAGCCGGCTATCGCGTCATCATGCCGGGGCTCATCAACACCCACACGCACGTTCCGATGGGCCTGTTTCGCGGCATCGCCGACGACCTGGTGCTGATGGAGTGGCTGCAAAAATACATCTTCCCGGCTGAAGCCAAGAACGTTGACGAACAGTTCGTCCGCTGGGGCACGCGGCTCGGCTGCCTGGAGATGATCGAAGGCGGCACGACGACCTATGTCGATATGTACTACTTCGAGGATGCCGTTGCCGAAGAGACGGCGCGCGCAGGGATGCGCGGCGTGCTTGGCGAAACGCTGCTCGATTTCCCCGCGCCCGACAACAAGACCTGGGACGACGGTATGCAGTACGTCGAAAAGTTCACAGAGAAATGGAAGGGCCATCCGCTGATCGTTCCGGCGATTGCGCCGCACGCGCCTTACACGGTTTCGACCGATCACTTGAAGCAGGCGCACGAGCTGTCGTCGCGCAAGAATGTGCCGCTGGTGATTCACGTCGCCGAAGACGGCGCCGAAGTCAAAACGATTCAGGAGCGCTATGGCGCTAGCTCTGTGGCTTACCTTGAGCGCATCGGCTTGCTCGACAACCGTGTGATCGCGGCGCACATGGTCTGGCCGACCGCGGAAGACATTCAGACGCTGGCGGCGCGCAAAGTCGGCGTCGCGCATTGCCCGCAATCGAACATGAAACTGGCCGCGGGAGCCGCTCCTGTGCCACAGATGTTGAAAGCCGGGGTTGCCGTCGGCCTCGGCACGGACGGCGCGGCGTCGAATAACGATCTGGATCTTTGGGAAGAGATGGACACCGCGGCCAAGCTGCACAAGCTCGTTTCTAAAGACCCGACGGTGCTGAACGCCAGAGAGGCGCTAGAGATGGCGACCATACGCGGCGCGCGGGCGATTCACATGGAAAAAGAGATTGGCTCGCTTGAGCCGGGCAAGCGCGCCGACCTGATCATTGTCAGCGTCGAAAGCCCGCACCAGTGGCCGCTCTACAACGTGCAGTCGCAACTGGTCTACGCGACAAAAGCCGCGGACGTTGAAACTGTGATGATTAACGGGCGGCTGGTGATGGAGGGGCGCCGGGTGATAACGATCAACGCCGACGCCGTGCGCCAGAAGGCCGTCGAGTACCGCGACCGCATCCGCAAGAGTCTCGCGGCGAAGTGA
- the cdd gene encoding cytidine deaminase, whose translation MRNAIADSISDGELIEQAKQARQEAHAPFSNFQVGAAIMTSDGRVYTGCNIEQSVYSLTMCAERVAIFKAVSEGAREFVKVAVVADFEAVTPPCGCCRQSLWEFAGPGTKVILANLAGEVRRLDIEELLPLPFDATFLEEDR comes from the coding sequence TTGCGCAACGCGATTGCCGATTCAATCAGCGACGGCGAGCTGATCGAGCAGGCAAAGCAAGCCCGACAAGAGGCGCACGCGCCGTTTTCTAACTTTCAAGTCGGCGCCGCCATCATGACCTCGGACGGGCGCGTCTACACCGGCTGCAACATCGAGCAGTCGGTTTATAGCCTGACGATGTGCGCCGAGCGCGTCGCCATCTTCAAAGCCGTGAGCGAAGGGGCGCGCGAGTTCGTCAAAGTCGCCGTGGTCGCCGATTTTGAAGCGGTGACGCCGCCGTGCGGCTGCTGCCGCCAGTCGCTCTGGGAGTTCGCCGGGCCGGGCACGAAGGTCATCCTCGCCAACCTGGCGGGCGAGGTGCGCCGCCTCGACATTGAGGAGTTGTTGCCGCTGCCTTTCGACGCCACCTTCCTGGAAGAAGACCGTTAG
- the udk gene encoding uridine kinase, with the protein MIIGISGGTGSGKTTVTQKIITSVGADNVVYLQQDAYYRNLGDMPLELRHKVNFDHPDAIDISLMMNHMEALRAGETIEQPTYDYATHSRRAEAIHVEPRPVIIVEGILVFFDPQMRRLMDLKIFVDCDADIRFIRRLDRDVHERGRSLDSIISQYQTTVRPMHLQFVEPSKRYADIIIPEGGHNEVGIDMITCKIQSILAEAGDPVTLRARGAAESGQTEAVS; encoded by the coding sequence ATGATCATTGGCATTAGCGGCGGCACAGGTTCCGGTAAGACGACCGTTACGCAGAAGATTATCACTTCCGTAGGCGCCGACAACGTCGTCTATCTGCAACAGGACGCCTACTATCGCAACCTCGGCGACATGCCGCTTGAACTACGCCACAAGGTCAACTTCGACCACCCCGACGCCATAGACATCAGCCTGATGATGAATCACATGGAGGCGCTGCGAGCCGGCGAGACCATCGAGCAGCCGACCTACGATTACGCCACGCACTCGCGCCGCGCCGAAGCGATTCACGTCGAGCCGCGCCCGGTGATTATCGTCGAAGGCATCCTGGTCTTCTTCGACCCGCAGATGCGTCGCTTGATGGATTTGAAAATCTTTGTGGATTGCGACGCCGACATCCGCTTCATCCGCCGCCTCGACCGCGACGTGCATGAGCGCGGGCGCAGTCTCGACTCGATCATCTCGCAGTACCAGACGACCGTGCGGCCCATGCACCTGCAATTCGTCGAGCCGTCGAAGCGCTACGCCGACATCATCATTCCCGAAGGCGGTCATAACGAGGTCGGCATCGATATGATCACCTGTAAGATTCAATCCATTCTCGCGGAGGCCGGCGACCCGGTCACGTTGCGCGCTCGCGGCGCGGCGGAGAGCGGGCAAACCGAGGCGGTGAGTTAA
- a CDS encoding acyl-CoA carboxylase subunit beta, with product METSTATANREHFQRLVNELKTLENKLRLGGGPDRIAREHKKGKLTARERIKLLFDEGAYFQETGLLIAYDQYEGQAPAAGVVTGIGRISGREAVVVANDATVKAGSWWPETVRKVLRLQEIAMRCRVPIVYLVDSAGVNLPYQSGVFPGQYGGGRIFFYNSVMRRYLKVPQLAAVMGPCVAGGAYLPALSDLIIMVEGTSFMGLGGPNLVKGAVGQSVDSETLGGARTHNEISGVAHYRAKDDTECVLKLREAVTELPLAPAVRVKLIEPREPARPIADIYDLMPADHRGPYDMRDVLACLLDGGELDEFQADYAKEMICGFAHIAGIPVGVIANQRGLLRGAAGRPPKFGGIIYTDSAEKVAYFIETCTRHQTPLLFLQDVSGFMVGTDAEHSGIIRAGARFVEAMATATVPKLVLTLNHASGAGYYAMAGQGFDPDFIFTWPTGRMGVMEGESAVMALFSAELEKLQREGRQPDEKMIAEMDRVRARYDAELDARFAAARGFVDAIITPEETRPALALALRTTLNNPGPHLGVPMLPTPIEW from the coding sequence ATGGAAACTTCGACCGCCACCGCCAACCGCGAGCACTTTCAACGTCTGGTCAATGAACTCAAAACCCTCGAAAACAAGCTGCGCCTGGGCGGCGGCCCGGACCGCATCGCCCGCGAGCATAAGAAAGGCAAGCTCACGGCGCGCGAGCGCATCAAGCTGCTGTTCGACGAAGGCGCTTACTTTCAAGAGACCGGCCTGTTGATCGCCTACGATCAATACGAGGGCCAGGCACCCGCCGCCGGCGTCGTCACAGGCATCGGGCGCATCAGCGGGCGCGAAGCCGTCGTCGTCGCCAACGATGCGACCGTTAAGGCCGGCTCGTGGTGGCCGGAGACCGTGCGCAAGGTTCTGCGCCTACAAGAAATTGCCATGCGTTGCCGCGTGCCGATTGTCTACCTTGTAGATTCAGCGGGCGTCAACCTGCCATACCAGAGCGGCGTCTTTCCCGGCCAGTACGGCGGCGGCAGAATCTTTTTTTATAACTCGGTGATGCGCCGCTATCTGAAAGTGCCGCAGCTTGCCGCCGTCATGGGGCCGTGCGTTGCGGGCGGCGCTTACCTGCCTGCGCTGAGCGATCTCATCATCATGGTCGAGGGCACTTCGTTTATGGGGCTGGGCGGGCCGAACCTTGTGAAAGGCGCGGTCGGCCAGTCGGTTGATAGCGAAACGCTCGGCGGGGCCCGCACGCACAACGAGATTTCCGGGGTCGCGCATTACCGCGCCAAAGATGATACCGAATGCGTTCTCAAGCTGCGCGAGGCGGTCACGGAGCTGCCGCTCGCGCCCGCCGTGCGCGTCAAGCTGATCGAGCCACGCGAGCCGGCGCGACCCATTGCTGACATCTATGACCTCATGCCCGCGGATCACCGCGGCCCTTACGATATGCGCGATGTGCTGGCCTGTCTGCTGGACGGGGGCGAGCTGGATGAGTTTCAGGCCGACTACGCGAAAGAGATGATCTGCGGCTTTGCGCACATCGCAGGCATTCCCGTCGGCGTCATCGCCAACCAGCGCGGATTGCTGCGCGGCGCGGCGGGCCGCCCGCCAAAGTTCGGCGGCATCATCTACACAGACTCCGCGGAAAAGGTCGCCTACTTCATCGAGACCTGCACGCGGCATCAAACGCCGCTGCTCTTCTTGCAAGACGTGTCGGGCTTTATGGTCGGCACGGACGCCGAGCATTCAGGGATCATTCGCGCCGGCGCGCGCTTCGTCGAAGCGATGGCGACGGCGACCGTGCCGAAGCTCGTGCTGACGCTCAACCACGCGTCGGGCGCGGGCTATTATGCGATGGCCGGCCAGGGGTTCGATCCCGATTTCATCTTCACCTGGCCGACCGGGCGCATGGGCGTGATGGAAGGCGAGTCGGCGGTGATGGCGCTATTCAGCGCCGAGCTTGAGAAGCTTCAGCGCGAAGGCCGCCAGCCGGATGAAAAGATGATCGCCGAGATGGATCGCGTTCGCGCCCGCTATGACGCCGAGCTAGACGCCAGGTTCGCCGCGGCGCGCGGTTTCGTTGACGCCATCATCACGCCCGAAGAGACGCGCCCGGCGCTCGCACTGGCGTTGCGCACGACGCTCAACAACCCCGGCCCGCACCTCGGCGTGCCGATGCTGCCGACGCCCATCGAGTGGTAA
- a CDS encoding PAS domain S-box protein, whose protein sequence is MQRKGSIGPDSNPTAEPKPETVAIDHNLHDQRNIEEHKQIEQELHDRIEQLQTICQLSAAVSRAESLEEIYAETLDGLQRALKINKASILLFDPDGVMRFKGWRGLSDEYRQAVEGHSPWTREARNPQPIFVANVEEDSSLDELRETLLREGIRALAFIPLLYQSRLLGKLMVYHDAPHEFTEAEGQLAQTLASYVAFAIEQRQAKDALRRREQAWSDFFEDAPIGMHWVGPDGTIMRANRAELEMLGYSSDEYLNRHISEFHADREGIDDMLRRLSSAETLQDYPARLRCKDGSIKHVLITSNVQWEDGRFVHTRCFTRDITERLQAEQASLHLAAIVESSDDAIVSKTLNGTILSWNKGAERIFGYPAEEAVGRNILMLIPEDRQDEEPQILSRIQRGERIDHYETIRKTKDGRLINISVTISPIRDSSGRIIAASKIARDITGQKQAEKEREQLLTRERAARAEAEAANRAKDQFLATVSHEVRTPLNAILGWARILHSGKLEGEMQARALETIDRNARAQAQIIEDLLDVSRIITGKLRLDVRPVALTSIIEAAADAVRPAAHAKNIQLEIGLDYEVGPVSGDADRLQQVVWNLLSNAIKFTPSGGQVDVKLERVGTDARLSVTDTGRGISADFMPYLFDRFSQADSSLTRKHGGLGLGLAIVRHLIELHGGTVRAASAGEGQGATFEITLPLAIKQEQRMLRSDAGVERLPESPETLFDPQISLHGLRVLVVDDDTDARELVATVLTHCGAEVSAVASAAEALAMLETFKADVMVSDIEMPGEDGYSLIRKVRSYVDGASRIAAAALTAHARTEDRMRALAAGYDTHIAKPVEPSELLAVVASIARRIAKL, encoded by the coding sequence ATGCAGAGAAAGGGATCAATCGGCCCCGACAGTAACCCGACTGCCGAGCCGAAACCTGAGACAGTAGCTATTGACCACAACCTGCATGATCAACGCAATATTGAAGAGCACAAGCAGATCGAGCAGGAGTTACATGACCGCATTGAGCAGTTGCAGACCATCTGCCAGCTCAGCGCCGCCGTCAGCCGCGCCGAATCGCTCGAAGAGATTTATGCCGAGACGCTCGATGGGCTTCAGCGCGCCTTGAAGATCAACAAGGCTTCGATCCTGCTTTTCGACCCGGACGGGGTGATGCGCTTTAAGGGCTGGCGTGGGCTTTCTGATGAGTATCGTCAGGCCGTCGAAGGCCACTCGCCCTGGACGCGCGAGGCCCGCAATCCGCAGCCGATCTTTGTCGCCAACGTCGAAGAAGACTCATCGCTTGACGAGCTGCGCGAAACCCTCCTGCGCGAAGGGATTCGCGCCCTGGCCTTCATCCCGCTGCTTTATCAATCCCGCCTGCTCGGCAAGCTCATGGTCTATCACGACGCGCCGCACGAGTTCACCGAAGCCGAGGGGCAGTTAGCCCAGACCCTTGCGAGCTATGTCGCCTTCGCTATTGAGCAGAGGCAGGCCAAGGATGCGTTGCGCCGCCGCGAGCAGGCATGGTCTGATTTCTTCGAGGACGCCCCCATCGGCATGCACTGGGTCGGGCCGGACGGCACCATCATGCGCGCCAACCGCGCCGAGCTTGAAATGCTCGGTTACTCGAGCGACGAATACCTTAACCGTCATATCTCTGAATTCCACGCCGACCGCGAGGGCATCGACGATATGCTGCGGCGATTGTCGAGCGCCGAGACGCTGCAAGATTACCCGGCTCGACTGCGGTGCAAAGACGGCTCGATCAAGCACGTTCTAATCACTTCAAATGTGCAATGGGAAGATGGGCGGTTTGTCCACACGCGCTGCTTCACGCGCGACATCACCGAGCGCCTACAAGCCGAGCAGGCGAGCCTGCACCTGGCCGCGATTGTCGAATCGTCTGACGACGCCATTGTCAGCAAGACGCTCAACGGCACGATTCTTAGCTGGAACAAGGGGGCCGAGCGGATATTCGGCTATCCAGCCGAAGAGGCGGTCGGACGCAACATCCTCATGCTGATCCCAGAGGATCGGCAGGACGAGGAGCCGCAGATTCTCAGCCGCATTCAGCGCGGCGAGCGCATAGACCATTACGAAACCATTCGCAAGACTAAGGATGGGCGGCTTATCAACATCTCGGTAACGATCTCGCCCATCAGAGACAGCAGCGGCAGGATCATCGCCGCTTCTAAGATCGCCCGCGACATCACTGGGCAAAAGCAGGCCGAGAAGGAGCGCGAGCAGTTGCTGACGCGTGAGCGCGCGGCCCGTGCCGAAGCCGAAGCCGCCAACCGCGCTAAAGACCAGTTCCTGGCCACCGTTTCGCACGAGGTTCGCACGCCTTTGAACGCCATTCTCGGTTGGGCGCGTATCCTGCATTCGGGAAAGCTAGAAGGCGAGATGCAGGCGCGCGCCCTTGAAACGATTGACCGCAATGCCAGAGCCCAGGCCCAGATCATCGAAGACCTGCTCGACGTGTCGCGCATCATCACCGGCAAGCTACGGCTCGATGTCCGTCCCGTCGCTCTGACTTCGATCATCGAAGCGGCTGCCGACGCGGTGCGTCCGGCGGCGCACGCCAAAAACATCCAACTCGAAATAGGGCTGGATTACGAAGTCGGCCCGGTTTCAGGCGACGCCGACCGCTTGCAGCAGGTGGTTTGGAACCTGCTGTCGAATGCCATCAAATTCACGCCGTCCGGCGGCCAGGTCGACGTGAAGCTGGAACGTGTTGGCACAGACGCCAGACTTAGCGTGACCGACACCGGGCGCGGTATCAGCGCAGACTTCATGCCTTATCTCTTTGACCGCTTCTCGCAGGCGGACAGCTCGCTGACGCGTAAGCACGGCGGTCTCGGTTTGGGGCTGGCGATTGTCCGGCATCTCATCGAGCTGCACGGCGGCACGGTTCGCGCCGCCAGCGCCGGCGAGGGCCAGGGGGCGACCTTTGAGATTACCTTGCCGCTGGCGATCAAGCAGGAGCAGCGAATGCTCCGAAGCGATGCCGGGGTCGAGCGGCTGCCGGAGTCGCCCGAGACCTTATTCGACCCGCAGATTTCGCTGCACGGCTTGCGTGTGCTGGTGGTTGACGACGACACGGACGCGCGCGAGCTGGTGGCTACTGTGCTGACGCATTGCGGCGCGGAGGTCAGCGCCGTGGCCTCTGCGGCCGAAGCCCTGGCGATGCTCGAAACCTTCAAAGCGGATGTTATGGTGAGCGACATCGAGATGCCGGGCGAAGACGGCTATTCGCTGATCCGCAAGGTACGATCCTATGTAGACGGGGCCAGCCGAATCGCCGCAGCGGCGCTCACGGCGCACGCCAGAACCGAAGACCGCATGCGCGCGCTTGCGGCAGGCTATGACACACACATCGCTAAACCGGTCGAGCCCTCGGAGCTGCTGGCCGTCGTCGCCAGCATCGCAAGGCGAATCGCCAAGTTGTGA